In one Candidatus Desulfarcum epimagneticum genomic region, the following are encoded:
- the cysC gene encoding adenosine 5'-phosphosulfate kinase (Evidence 2a : Function from experimental evidences in other organisms; PubMedId : 1316900, 1332767, 2549047, 2828368; Product type e : enzyme), producing the protein MAEFPKRDISRFSGYVKKADREKLHGHKGVAVWLTGFSASGKSTIAHHLEKRLYQMGRSTYVLDGDNVRYGLCADLGFSPCDRSENIRRIGEMARLFVDSGIILLAAFISPDRIDRQKIRETIGEENFIEVFVDCPISVCRLRDPKGIYQKALSGEIKNFTGISAKYDPPERPDITIRSHEETVDSAVTRLIAHMKKRRFIPGSEVRTQSVRQHA; encoded by the coding sequence ATGGCCGAATTCCCAAAACGCGATATCTCCCGGTTCAGCGGATACGTAAAAAAAGCCGATCGTGAAAAGCTTCACGGCCACAAAGGCGTCGCGGTCTGGCTCACCGGTTTTTCCGCCTCGGGCAAATCCACCATCGCCCACCATCTTGAAAAGCGTCTTTATCAAATGGGGCGCTCAACCTATGTGCTGGACGGGGACAACGTCCGATATGGACTGTGCGCCGATCTGGGCTTTTCCCCATGCGACCGCTCCGAAAACATCCGCCGAATCGGGGAAATGGCCCGCCTTTTTGTGGACTCGGGAATCATCCTGCTCGCCGCCTTTATCTCACCGGACAGAATCGACAGACAAAAAATTCGAGAGACCATCGGGGAAGAGAATTTTATCGAGGTGTTTGTGGACTGCCCCATCAGCGTCTGCCGCCTCCGCGACCCCAAAGGGATCTACCAGAAGGCCCTGTCCGGGGAGATTAAAAATTTCACAGGAATCTCAGCGAAATACGACCCGCCCGAACGACCCGACATCACCATCCGGTCCCATGAGGAGACCGTGGATTCCGCCGTGACCCGGCTGATCGCCCATATGAAAAAACGCCGGTTTATCCCGGGATCGGAAGTCCGGACCCAAAGCGTGCGGCAACACGCCTGA
- a CDS encoding conserved hypothetical protein (Evidence 4 : Unknown function but conserved in other organisms), which yields MLSQIWKNRYEVRPSLNRRIELSNEDIFFVNFSLRSTFDICGNALAKKLKENPQLKVRMLMAHPDSFHVKANEKKFSNRKVRQEMTKTLYQLKSFHDDLDPLAQKKIDVRLTYHLPMFAAKVFDHNVMLLNFYLYNGNAREYPLIEVTKTNHCEVFDNILKSLEKLFHFKSGDNETNNHKLVINGEWNQF from the coding sequence ATGTTGTCACAAATTTGGAAAAACAGATATGAAGTCCGACCTTCACTTAACAGAAGGATAGAGCTTTCAAATGAGGATATTTTTTTTGTAAACTTTTCTCTAAGATCCACATTTGATATTTGCGGAAACGCGCTCGCAAAAAAACTAAAGGAAAACCCTCAATTAAAAGTCAGAATGTTAATGGCGCATCCTGATTCATTTCATGTTAAAGCCAATGAAAAAAAATTTTCCAATCGCAAAGTCAGACAGGAAATGACAAAAACGTTATATCAGCTTAAATCTTTCCATGATGACCTTGACCCGCTCGCCCAAAAAAAAATTGATGTAAGGCTGACTTATCACCTCCCAATGTTTGCCGCAAAAGTATTTGATCATAATGTTATGCTGCTGAATTTTTACCTTTACAATGGCAACGCGCGGGAATACCCACTCATTGAAGTCACTAAAACCAACCACTGCGAAGTGTTTGACAATATTTTAAAAAGCCTTGAAAAATTATTTCATTTTAAATCCGGCGACAATGAAACAAATAATCACAAACTGGTAATTAACGGCGAATGGAATCAATTTTAA
- a CDS encoding Zinc chelation protein SecC (fragment) has product MRNFHAVKNPDAISRIDPALLATLRRRAKVNRRKRDFAPPSFEKPVFIVSAPRSGSALLFERLSALPGVWTTGAESHELIEGIRPLHPRAKNYASNVLTEKDCAPEIAETLRRRFAMDMADRDRRRYTDMPGDQRPSKVRLVEKTPKNALRVSFLKAVFPDALFVFLYRNPRQSVASLMEGWISGRFVAYRNLPGRAAPWSFLLIPGWRRLENASLAEIATRQWETANRFIVDSLKTLPKSERLFIRYRDLGRKTEKTIRKISAFAGLETDARAEKILKPPPPLSSSTLSPPAPGKWKKHEKEIMALAPKWSPVDEMIRRGVF; this is encoded by the coding sequence ATGCGGAATTTTCACGCCGTGAAAAACCCTGATGCAATATCCCGCATTGACCCAGCCCTTCTGGCGACCCTCAGGCGGCGGGCAAAAGTCAACCGGAGAAAAAGGGATTTCGCTCCTCCTTCATTTGAAAAGCCGGTTTTTATCGTCTCGGCCCCCCGGTCGGGCAGCGCTCTTCTGTTTGAGCGCCTGTCCGCCCTGCCGGGGGTCTGGACCACCGGCGCCGAAAGCCACGAGCTGATTGAGGGAATCCGGCCGCTTCATCCCCGGGCGAAAAATTACGCCTCCAATGTCCTGACCGAAAAGGACTGCGCGCCTGAAATCGCCGAAACCCTCCGGCGGCGTTTCGCCATGGACATGGCGGACCGGGACCGCCGAAGATACACGGATATGCCTGGGGATCAAAGGCCCTCAAAAGTCCGACTGGTGGAAAAAACCCCGAAAAACGCCCTGCGTGTCTCTTTTTTAAAAGCGGTGTTTCCCGACGCGCTCTTTGTGTTTCTTTACCGGAACCCGCGGCAGAGCGTGGCCAGTCTGATGGAAGGCTGGATATCCGGCCGTTTTGTGGCCTATCGGAATTTGCCCGGAAGAGCCGCCCCCTGGAGCTTTCTTTTAATCCCCGGCTGGCGGCGCCTTGAAAACGCCTCTTTGGCCGAAATCGCCACGCGCCAGTGGGAAACGGCGAACCGTTTTATTGTGGACAGCCTGAAAACGCTTCCGAAATCCGAACGGCTCTTCATCCGTTACCGGGACCTGGGCCGGAAAACGGAAAAAACCATCCGGAAAATCAGCGCCTTCGCGGGCCTTGAAACAGACGCCCGGGCGGAGAAAATCCTCAAGCCCCCCCCTCCCCTGTCGTCTTCGACCCTGTCTCCCCCGGCGCCCGGAAAATGGAAAAAACACGAAAAGGAGATCATGGCCCTGGCGCCGAAATGGTCCCCGGTGGATGAGATGATCCGGAGAGGAGTCTTTTGA
- a CDS encoding Oxygen-independent coproporphyrinogen III oxidase, with protein sequence MKKEKTRPWPSRKGFVTNYPHFRKWKKAPPPEMSGTGPVHIYLHIPFCIQRCAYCYYSAVPLKEAGGAKELGEYVDALRREIKTASRRFHLRERPVASIYFGGGTPTVMNEGHFSRIIDALHENLDIQDPEFTVEAEPVTLARKKADFLKSVGVNRISLGVQSFCDDIIQLCGRLDTAEKALRAVEIASQTGAVVNIDLLSGLAGETMNSWSHTLEQALLTGAESVTVYKMELHANTAYYRKIRAGAIQIPSDDEELEFMRHALGRFEEKNYLPWSFFTFTQNGRHENIYASGIWRGEDCHAFGVSGFGGMGEWLFQNTSDRKKYLALAGAGEIPIQRGHRMTGKDRMIRDVLLCMKLTRLDMRNFEDRHGLSLESLCPKALEELEDEGFIRLENSHIEMTRKGILYGDHTGKRLAAPLMELDSNSPQTQ encoded by the coding sequence TTGAAAAAAGAAAAAACCCGCCCCTGGCCCTCGCGAAAGGGCTTTGTCACCAACTATCCCCATTTTCGGAAATGGAAAAAAGCGCCGCCCCCGGAAATGAGCGGAACCGGGCCCGTCCATATCTACCTGCACATCCCTTTCTGCATTCAAAGATGCGCCTACTGCTATTACAGCGCCGTCCCCCTGAAAGAGGCCGGGGGAGCCAAAGAGCTGGGCGAATATGTCGACGCCCTGCGCCGTGAGATCAAGACCGCGTCGCGCCGCTTTCATCTGCGGGAACGGCCCGTCGCCTCCATTTACTTCGGGGGCGGCACCCCCACCGTCATGAACGAGGGCCATTTCTCCAGGATCATCGACGCCCTTCATGAAAATCTCGACATCCAGGACCCCGAGTTCACTGTGGAGGCCGAGCCTGTGACGCTTGCCCGAAAAAAGGCCGATTTCCTGAAAAGCGTCGGGGTCAACCGAATCAGCCTGGGCGTTCAATCCTTTTGCGACGACATCATTCAACTGTGCGGCCGCCTGGACACGGCTGAAAAAGCCTTGAGGGCTGTGGAGATCGCCTCACAAACCGGCGCCGTGGTGAACATCGATCTTTTGAGCGGCCTTGCGGGCGAGACCATGAATTCCTGGTCCCACACCCTGGAGCAGGCGCTTTTGACCGGCGCTGAAAGCGTCACGGTCTATAAAATGGAGTTGCACGCCAACACGGCGTATTACCGCAAAATCCGCGCCGGCGCCATTCAAATCCCGTCGGACGACGAGGAGCTTGAATTCATGCGCCACGCCCTGGGGCGGTTTGAGGAAAAAAATTACCTGCCCTGGAGCTTTTTCACGTTCACCCAAAACGGCCGGCATGAAAACATATACGCCTCAGGCATCTGGAGGGGCGAGGACTGCCACGCCTTCGGCGTCTCGGGATTCGGGGGCATGGGGGAGTGGCTTTTCCAAAACACCAGCGACAGGAAGAAATACCTCGCCCTTGCCGGGGCCGGGGAGATTCCCATTCAGCGGGGACATCGCATGACCGGAAAGGACCGAATGATCCGGGACGTTCTTCTATGCATGAAGCTGACCCGGCTGGATATGCGAAACTTTGAAGACCGGCATGGACTGAGCCTTGAGTCCCTGTGCCCAAAGGCGCTGGAAGAGCTGGAAGACGAGGGATTTATTCGTCTGGAAAACAGCCATATCGAAATGACCCGAAAGGGCATTCTTTACGGAGATCACACCGGGAAAAGACTGGCCGCGCCCCTGATGGAATTGGATTCCAACTCTCCGCAAACACAATAA
- a CDS encoding putative Fe-S protein (Evidence 3 : Putative function from multiple computational evidences) produces the protein MMSDDMSSRCEKNHLNQINKQIQIFIENLFASSDENRLPDNYGGGQIFAKPLIGVSKGDDYIFEKFKEVVRPDHLTPAEMWTQSGFPWEAGLAARLRALSVAFPFSNQIREAGNNNDGQTPAEIFSIGYNFSKFFLKFFMNETVTFLNQRGFRAMSGVLSEAFNILKPYPFRSNWSEKHIAFAAGLGSFNLQQVLITDMGCNVVLASVITDAPLESTTRESDDPYANCLHFAKKKCGKCIDKCPADAITEKGLDREKCFAHIRLLTHKAEKRSLKKVLKPRKHKIIGGKVETNYPVGCTFCQFGVPCSDKNPTTRLSDDRALNL, from the coding sequence ATGATGTCGGATGATATGTCGAGCAGATGCGAAAAAAATCATTTAAACCAGATAAACAAACAAATTCAAATATTTATAGAAAATTTATTTGCTTCCAGCGATGAAAACCGACTGCCGGATAACTACGGCGGCGGGCAGATATTTGCCAAACCATTGATTGGCGTCTCTAAAGGCGACGACTATATCTTTGAAAAATTCAAAGAAGTTGTGAGGCCGGATCACCTGACCCCGGCAGAGATGTGGACGCAAAGCGGCTTTCCATGGGAGGCGGGGCTTGCGGCGCGACTTCGCGCTTTGTCAGTCGCATTCCCTTTTTCAAATCAGATTCGTGAAGCAGGGAATAATAATGACGGACAAACACCGGCGGAAATATTCAGCATAGGCTACAACTTTTCCAAATTTTTTTTAAAATTTTTTATGAATGAGACAGTGACATTTTTAAACCAAAGAGGTTTTCGCGCGATGTCAGGAGTACTGAGCGAAGCTTTCAACATATTAAAGCCATATCCATTTCGCTCCAACTGGTCCGAAAAACATATTGCTTTCGCCGCAGGATTAGGCTCATTTAACCTGCAGCAAGTTCTGATTACGGATATGGGATGCAATGTTGTTTTGGCGTCAGTAATCACTGACGCCCCGCTGGAATCGACAACCAGGGAAAGCGACGATCCATACGCCAACTGCCTGCATTTTGCAAAAAAAAAATGTGGAAAATGCATTGACAAATGCCCTGCGGACGCAATAACAGAAAAAGGGCTCGATAGGGAAAAGTGCTTTGCTCACATCAGATTGCTCACACATAAAGCGGAAAAAAGGTCGTTAAAAAAAGTTTTGAAGCCGCGCAAGCATAAAATCATCGGAGGAAAGGTTGAGACAAACTATCCTGTGGGATGCACATTTTGCCAATTTGGAGTCCCGTGCTCAGATAAAAATCCGACCACACGCCTTAGCGATGATCGCGCTCTGAATCTTTAG
- a CDS encoding conserved exported hypothetical protein (Evidence 4 : Unknown function but conserved in other organisms): MKKTAKRVIFSLILVLSVASFSFAGNSGDLGKWWLKNPLEYDPMPDRLLHHFEGSYSYGGTSGNVEVTSHTGKANLTLRKNILTSVTVYSVKYNDTENALRGSESHLNDQFFRQGFRFALTDKLEAVVGGEWKKNASMYLENRLVYYGGFRFSAIRSENVKIFLAGFYSNTNTEYMNSKIQNIRTYASFPSVDEYESGGLFLRQTLNWKITDAITLNEACSYLNFLDNSDYYTLDLNLSLNFMITKSVSFLVSYDMTYEQNSFIKSLGDYLDERRAAGRFAGEIENRDSKIGVGIQISF; encoded by the coding sequence ATGAAGAAAACGGCAAAACGCGTCATTTTTTCACTCATCCTTGTCTTAAGCGTCGCCTCGTTTTCATTTGCGGGAAACAGCGGAGATCTGGGAAAATGGTGGCTGAAAAATCCCCTGGAGTATGACCCCATGCCCGATCGGCTGCTCCATCATTTCGAAGGCTCGTATTCCTATGGCGGAACAAGCGGCAATGTGGAAGTGACCTCCCACACGGGAAAAGCCAACCTGACTTTAAGAAAAAATATACTGACCAGCGTCACCGTGTATTCGGTCAAATACAACGACACGGAAAACGCGCTCCGGGGGTCCGAGTCCCATTTAAACGACCAGTTCTTCAGGCAGGGTTTCCGCTTTGCCCTAACGGATAAATTAGAGGCCGTTGTCGGGGGCGAATGGAAAAAAAACGCGTCCATGTATCTTGAAAATCGCCTGGTTTACTATGGCGGATTTCGTTTTTCAGCCATTCGTTCGGAAAATGTGAAAATTTTCCTGGCGGGCTTTTATTCCAATACCAACACTGAATATATGAACAGCAAAATACAGAACATACGGACTTACGCCAGTTTTCCCTCGGTGGACGAATACGAGTCCGGAGGTTTGTTTCTGCGTCAGACATTGAACTGGAAAATAACCGACGCCATCACATTAAATGAAGCGTGCTCATATTTAAATTTCCTGGACAATTCCGATTATTACACCCTGGATCTAAATCTGAGCCTGAACTTTATGATCACCAAGTCCGTGTCTTTTCTGGTGTCCTACGATATGACCTACGAACAAAACTCGTTTATCAAATCCTTGGGGGATTATCTTGATGAGCGCAGGGCTGCGGGACGTTTCGCCGGGGAAATAGAGAACAGAGACTCAAAGATTGGCGTGGGCATCCAGATCTCTTTTTAG
- a CDS encoding hypothetical protein (Evidence 5 : Unknown function), which produces METNNLSSRQRLMVNHNKEYKRYHISTFFYKTASQIPLNLLQNLISQLQNKHLLLRSIYTMDGCREIERPAEGWNLINEYDLRKDSAKQKAEKLALIQKPEIDLSRELPWKIAVIRWNEEETIIGFTFHHVVFDAYSLTKLLSTIFAILQGKYVEILGDDYSIFVDLEKRLCASAEGEKAKIFWGKELEKSRLQITYKDKYICKRDSHKILSGNSSEYGKVISQYEDIASRGHSFAYPISLSGKIRAFCSRNQIRRNILLQYIYMMSIARLNNQKDIVMGNIVTHPRNKKLKNILGPCVNTIFSRLVIEKNMNRLEHLKEFNHTLIRQLRYYWYPQIKILEMKREEWNISPRNFDIAMPVIFNYIRSKLIAEGDMLNKLSHTVKGGIALTGIAPEKSFVWSNTDIVLIIVVRDNEIKGNLRIKKRKFKEAFGRELIEEMKKLLREILE; this is translated from the coding sequence ATGGAAACAAACAATTTGTCTTCGCGCCAGCGGTTAATGGTGAACCATAACAAAGAGTATAAGCGATATCACATATCGACCTTTTTTTACAAAACAGCCTCGCAAATTCCATTAAACTTGTTGCAGAACTTGATATCACAGTTGCAAAATAAGCATCTTTTGTTAAGAAGTATATATACAATGGATGGTTGCCGTGAAATAGAACGGCCTGCTGAAGGATGGAATCTCATAAATGAATATGACCTGCGAAAGGATTCCGCAAAACAAAAAGCAGAGAAATTGGCTCTTATTCAGAAGCCGGAGATTGATTTGTCAAGGGAGTTGCCATGGAAAATAGCGGTGATCCGATGGAATGAAGAGGAGACAATAATAGGTTTTACTTTCCATCACGTCGTTTTTGACGCCTATTCCCTCACAAAGTTGCTTTCAACAATTTTTGCGATATTGCAAGGCAAGTATGTGGAAATTTTAGGGGATGATTACAGTATATTTGTCGATTTGGAAAAAAGATTATGCGCAAGCGCGGAAGGCGAGAAGGCAAAAATTTTTTGGGGCAAAGAGCTTGAGAAAAGCCGGCTTCAAATTACTTATAAGGATAAATACATATGCAAACGGGATTCTCATAAAATTCTTTCAGGCAATTCCAGTGAATATGGAAAAGTTATAAGTCAATACGAAGACATCGCTTCCAGAGGGCACTCGTTTGCTTATCCGATATCTCTGTCCGGGAAGATCCGCGCCTTTTGCTCAAGGAATCAAATCAGGAGAAACATCTTGCTGCAATATATCTATATGATGAGCATAGCGCGACTAAATAATCAGAAAGATATTGTCATGGGAAACATAGTCACTCATCCGAGAAATAAAAAACTGAAAAATATTCTGGGGCCCTGTGTCAACACCATATTCTCCCGCTTAGTCATTGAAAAGAACATGAATCGCCTGGAGCATCTCAAAGAGTTTAATCACACTCTGATCCGGCAATTGCGCTACTACTGGTATCCTCAGATTAAAATATTAGAAATGAAGCGTGAGGAATGGAATATTTCCCCCCGAAACTTTGATATTGCCATGCCTGTTATATTCAATTATATTCGTTCTAAACTGATAGCAGAAGGAGACATGCTGAACAAACTTTCGCATACCGTAAAAGGAGGCATAGCGCTGACAGGGATTGCGCCGGAAAAAAGTTTTGTATGGTCTAATACGGATATAGTTTTAATAATAGTTGTCAGAGACAATGAGATTAAGGGCAATTTGCGAATAAAGAAACGCAAATTTAAAGAGGCGTTTGGCCGGGAACTGATTGAGGAGATGAAAAAATTGCTGCGGGAAATACTGGAATAA
- a CDS encoding conserved membrane hypothetical protein (Evidence 4 : Unknown function but conserved in other organisms), whose protein sequence is MPKGGKILNLFDFLWSTSRRATLNIIILSVMNGISGGILLILLPGAALNIDSNEQLVFYSLALPVMTILFLVSRHLSQQKTEALAGRGVEDMVMRISNTVRHAEFQEFEKFKRSDILLGIADAQVISDAADKNMQFLQSYIILFIGWLYIFVFLSPFFGIFILLARLLLILLQEMFRKIIASLAREQLEEETDMFTAFQNHLYGFKELKFNLGKNKDIFNNHLLPRIEAVKEKRVLSRRYGTELSLTSMLFHMLIMVCCASFPMSLAPDDITRIIIIIFFVLQNDMLINASTHSIAEGTAALEKLSRLFDLDALKKSCENISSPSRKTVGGFKSIVVEDVCFAYPDPLNGQGFSVRIENLTVRSGEITFIVGGNGSGKSTFINVLTGLCEPDEGVIKMNDRPTVMSERRHMFSAVFSDFHLFDQFYGLDVVDEESVREMLRLTELEGKTRYDQGSFTTLDLSTGQRKRLALIVAMMEDRPIFVFDEWAADQDPHFRNYFYENILPSLKKKGKTVVAITHDDRYFHIADQVIRMDSGLIVEKWRPEQKKPVHPLFLHTPGAFSTEEEPRLSSEDVFHEDQSAEEKQEREFKREGTLKQLRKIFRKERDAAKKILFLLPLFTFSLVSLAVILIQMQGQGQIASASYLKFALFIILLVMAFRQLQKTFHQAVENRISALRVNVMEHVRKTDLLTLKKVGAGRIYTALTSDIRAVSTTSDIILFCLQGGVRTTMIYAYIGLLYPPACVMMILLTVIGAFVYFFNHTKMIGLFDKTRDQEKKLFEAVSHLLEGFRELKLNDKKSDDFYNRSIRRHASRLRQLKLRSVHYYANNATVTYGFWKAILLIMILVMPLFGFPREILPVSVALVLTMPLRQIIDRYSQFHMAYLSILRLFRFENSMKGLGEEPSEAVSPVESDAYKEIRYKNISFTYSTKDNRPFSVGPISISFKAGEIIFITGGNGSGKSTLLNVITGLYNSDSGRVFIDNREVDIRLHRELFGPIFTDFHLFDRFYGMEKIDEAKLNGLLRRFRLENLVKCVDGKFSSLHLSTGQKKRLALIIAIMEDKPVYIFDEWAADQDPHFRKFFYKTLLPEFKAQGKTVIAVSHDDRYFHAADRALHLECGRLVDSKIFFKKGDVT, encoded by the coding sequence ATGCCAAAAGGTGGCAAAATATTGAATTTATTTGATTTTCTCTGGTCTACATCCAGACGCGCAACTCTGAATATCATCATTCTGTCCGTAATGAATGGAATATCAGGCGGCATATTGCTGATTCTGCTCCCCGGAGCCGCATTGAATATTGATTCAAATGAACAGCTCGTGTTCTATTCATTGGCCCTGCCAGTAATGACCATTCTATTTCTCGTTTCCAGACACCTGTCTCAACAAAAAACCGAGGCTTTGGCTGGAAGAGGTGTTGAGGATATGGTCATGAGGATCAGCAACACCGTCCGTCATGCGGAATTTCAGGAATTTGAGAAGTTCAAACGTTCGGATATTCTTCTGGGTATTGCAGACGCCCAGGTCATCAGCGACGCGGCTGATAAAAACATGCAATTTTTACAGTCATACATCATTCTTTTTATCGGCTGGTTATATATTTTTGTTTTTTTATCCCCTTTCTTCGGCATTTTCATTTTGTTGGCGCGCCTTTTACTGATCCTTCTTCAGGAAATGTTCAGGAAGATCATCGCCTCTCTTGCCCGTGAGCAATTAGAGGAAGAAACGGATATGTTCACCGCGTTTCAAAATCATCTTTACGGATTTAAAGAACTGAAATTCAACCTGGGAAAAAATAAAGATATCTTTAATAATCACCTGCTTCCCAGGATAGAGGCCGTTAAAGAGAAAAGGGTGTTAAGCAGACGTTACGGAACCGAGCTTTCACTCACCAGCATGTTGTTTCACATGCTGATAATGGTCTGTTGCGCATCTTTTCCCATGTCTCTTGCCCCGGACGATATAACCAGAATTATTATTATAATATTTTTTGTTCTTCAAAATGATATGCTCATCAATGCTTCTACGCATAGTATTGCGGAAGGGACAGCGGCGCTGGAAAAATTGTCTCGCCTGTTCGATCTTGATGCTCTCAAAAAATCGTGTGAGAATATCAGCTCTCCCTCCCGGAAGACGGTCGGAGGTTTTAAATCAATTGTAGTGGAGGACGTCTGCTTTGCCTATCCCGACCCCCTCAACGGACAGGGATTTTCAGTCCGTATTGAAAATCTGACCGTGAGATCCGGGGAAATTACTTTCATCGTAGGAGGCAACGGCAGCGGCAAGTCCACCTTCATTAATGTTCTGACCGGACTGTGCGAGCCGGATGAGGGAGTGATAAAAATGAATGATCGTCCGACAGTTATGTCGGAGCGACGTCATATGTTTTCCGCTGTATTTTCCGATTTTCACCTGTTCGATCAGTTTTACGGGTTAGATGTGGTGGATGAAGAAAGTGTGCGAGAAATGTTGAGACTGACGGAACTGGAGGGAAAAACCCGCTATGATCAGGGCAGTTTCACCACGCTTGATCTTTCAACCGGACAGCGTAAAAGGCTGGCTCTTATCGTTGCAATGATGGAAGATCGCCCGATATTTGTGTTTGATGAATGGGCTGCGGATCAGGACCCGCATTTCCGCAATTATTTCTATGAAAATATTCTCCCGTCTCTGAAAAAAAAAGGTAAGACGGTTGTAGCCATTACCCATGACGACCGGTATTTTCACATTGCCGATCAGGTTATCAGAATGGATTCCGGCCTGATAGTTGAAAAGTGGCGCCCGGAGCAAAAAAAGCCGGTTCATCCGCTCTTTCTCCATACACCTGGGGCGTTTTCCACAGAAGAAGAACCGCGCCTGTCTAGTGAGGATGTTTTTCATGAAGATCAAAGCGCTGAGGAAAAACAGGAAAGGGAGTTCAAAAGGGAAGGGACGCTGAAGCAACTCCGGAAAATATTCCGGAAAGAGCGTGACGCGGCGAAAAAGATACTCTTCCTGCTGCCTTTGTTCACTTTTAGCCTTGTCAGTCTGGCAGTGATCCTTATTCAAATGCAAGGTCAGGGTCAGATTGCGTCCGCATCGTATCTCAAGTTTGCCTTGTTTATTATTCTCCTGGTGATGGCATTCCGCCAGCTTCAGAAGACTTTTCATCAGGCGGTTGAGAACCGGATTTCCGCTCTCCGTGTCAATGTGATGGAACATGTCCGAAAAACTGATTTGCTGACCTTGAAAAAGGTTGGCGCAGGCAGAATTTATACGGCCCTGACCTCGGATATCCGGGCGGTGTCCACGACATCAGACATCATACTGTTCTGTCTCCAGGGAGGGGTAAGAACGACTATGATATATGCTTATATCGGTCTTCTTTACCCGCCCGCATGCGTCATGATGATTTTGCTGACCGTTATCGGAGCGTTTGTATACTTTTTCAATCACACAAAGATGATAGGGCTTTTTGATAAGACGCGGGATCAGGAGAAAAAATTGTTTGAAGCTGTCAGCCACCTGCTTGAAGGGTTCAGGGAACTAAAACTCAACGACAAAAAGAGCGATGATTTTTATAACAGAAGCATCAGACGTCACGCATCCCGCTTGCGGCAATTGAAACTCCGTTCCGTCCATTATTATGCCAACAACGCCACCGTCACCTATGGATTCTGGAAAGCCATATTGCTTATTATGATCCTTGTGATGCCGCTTTTCGGATTTCCGCGGGAGATTCTGCCGGTTTCCGTGGCGCTTGTGCTTACCATGCCATTGCGCCAGATCATTGACAGGTATTCCCAGTTTCACATGGCATACCTGTCAATCCTGCGCCTCTTTAGATTTGAAAACTCAATGAAGGGTCTGGGGGAGGAACCCTCCGAAGCTGTCAGCCCCGTGGAGTCAGATGCTTATAAAGAAATTCGGTATAAAAACATCTCTTTTACCTACAGCACAAAAGACAACCGCCCTTTTTCCGTAGGCCCGATCAGCATCTCATTCAAGGCGGGTGAAATCATTTTTATCACCGGCGGCAACGGCAGCGGAAAATCCACATTGCTGAATGTCATCACAGGACTTTATAATAGTGATTCGGGCCGGGTCTTTATAGATAACAGAGAGGTTGATATTCGTCTGCACAGGGAATTGTTCGGACCCATCTTCACCGATTTTCACCTGTTTGACCGATTCTATGGCATGGAAAAGATTGATGAAGCGAAACTCAACGGGCTTTTAAGGCGTTTCCGGCTGGAAAATCTGGTAAAATGTGTTGATGGAAAATTTAGCTCCCTTCATCTTTCCACCGGTCAGAAAAAACGGCTGGCCCTGATCATCGCCATAATGGAAGACAAGCCGGTTTATATCTTTGATGAATGGGCGGCGGATCAGGACCCGCATTTTCGAAAATTTTTTTACAAGACCCTGCTGCCGGAATTCAAAGCGCAGGGCAAAACCGTTATCGCCGTCAGCCATGATGACAGATATTTTCATGCGGCGGACCGGGCGTTGCATCTGGAGTGCGGAAGACTGGTTGATTCGAAAATATTCTTCAAAAAAGGAGATGTGACATGA